From Streptomyces sp. GSL17-111, one genomic window encodes:
- a CDS encoding NAD-dependent epimerase/dehydratase family protein, with translation MARLRDMRRAVVTGGAGFIGSHLCERLLEDGLRVLAVDNLLSGDRRNLTALEGRPGFRFLERDICAPGALEDLPGGPYGLVMHLACPASPADYLRLPLETLEAGSSGTRNALELARRDGSRLLLASTSEVYGDPQEHPQRETYWGHVNPVGPRSVYDEAKRFAEALVTAHRGARGTDAAIVRIFNTYGPRMRPGDGRAVPTFVRQALAGEPLTVAGDGSQTRSLCYVDDTVEGLVALAASELDGPVNIGGDEEISIAELARRIIALTGSRSHISHIGLPDDDPVRRRPDTTLAREGLGWAPRTSWEHGLKRTVSWFAELPVPQPPAPSPAGR, from the coding sequence ATGGCGAGGTTGCGCGACATGCGCCGGGCCGTGGTGACCGGGGGTGCCGGGTTCATCGGCTCGCACCTGTGTGAACGCCTGCTGGAGGACGGGCTGCGGGTCCTGGCCGTGGACAACCTCCTCTCCGGCGACCGGCGGAACCTCACCGCGCTGGAGGGCCGCCCCGGATTCCGGTTCCTGGAACGTGACATCTGTGCGCCCGGCGCGCTGGAGGACCTGCCCGGCGGCCCGTACGGGCTGGTGATGCACCTGGCGTGCCCGGCCTCGCCCGCCGACTACCTGCGGCTGCCGCTGGAGACGCTGGAGGCGGGCAGCAGTGGCACCCGCAACGCCCTGGAACTCGCCCGCCGCGACGGCTCCCGGCTGCTGCTGGCCTCGACGTCCGAGGTGTACGGGGACCCGCAGGAGCACCCGCAGCGCGAGACGTACTGGGGGCACGTGAACCCGGTGGGGCCGCGCAGCGTCTACGACGAGGCCAAGCGGTTCGCGGAGGCGCTGGTCACCGCGCACCGGGGCGCGCGGGGCACGGACGCCGCCATCGTGCGGATCTTCAACACCTACGGCCCGCGTATGCGGCCGGGGGACGGCCGGGCGGTGCCCACGTTCGTGCGCCAGGCGCTGGCCGGGGAGCCGCTGACCGTCGCGGGGGACGGCAGTCAGACCCGTTCCCTGTGCTACGTGGACGACACCGTGGAGGGCCTGGTGGCGCTGGCCGCCTCGGAGCTCGACGGCCCGGTGAACATCGGCGGCGACGAGGAGATCTCCATCGCCGAACTGGCGCGCCGCATCATCGCCCTGACGGGCTCGCGCTCGCACATCTCCCACATCGGCCTGCCCGACGACGACCCGGTGCGCCGGAGGCCGGACACGACGCTCGCCCGCGAAGGACTCGGCTGGGCTCCGCGGACGAGCTGGGAGCACGGTCTGAAGCGGACGGTGAGCTGGTTCGCCGAGCTGCCGGTTCCGCAGCCGCCCGCTCCCTCGCCGGCCGGGCGCTGA
- a CDS encoding carbamoyltransferase family protein, protein MRILGVNAVFHDPAAALVIDGTTVAAAEEERFSRRKHGKRPVPFSAWEMPEQAAAWCLEHAGLTPEDLDAVAFSYDPALALPAPEMGLDDPWDALRQTYAREAPFFLATALPGLDPALVRFVPHHVAHAASCGIAGPHRDNAVLVLDGRGEASSHLSGRYRDGALEVLAGQRLPHSLGLVYEELTAHLGFLRSSDEYKVMALASYGKPRFLPQLREWVHGTDDGGFRAHGIDWAALAPARPPGTEWTEDHADLAASAQACLEETLLDLVRWLHAHGGGRHLTLAGGVALNCVANARIAAEGPYEDVWVQPAAGDAGTALGAALHLATERGDPCAPMPGADLGRGWSEEELAARLAEAGVPYDRPEDIAEAAAEVLAGNEIVAWFQGRSEFGPRALGHRSLLAHPGRAENLDRLNRVKGREEFRPVAPMVAEHRAAELFRGQLPSPYMLFTHEVAEEWRERIPAVVHVDGTARIQTVGADSDPLTARLLAAFERRTGLPTVVNTSLNTAGRPMVDSPRDALECFGSSPVDLLALGPFAVRRGAVFA, encoded by the coding sequence ATGCGCATTCTCGGCGTCAACGCCGTCTTCCACGATCCCGCCGCAGCTCTGGTGATCGACGGGACAACTGTGGCGGCTGCGGAGGAGGAACGATTCAGCCGACGCAAGCACGGCAAGCGCCCGGTCCCGTTCTCGGCCTGGGAGATGCCGGAGCAGGCGGCGGCCTGGTGCCTGGAACACGCCGGCCTCACGCCCGAGGACCTGGACGCCGTGGCCTTCTCCTACGACCCCGCGCTCGCCCTGCCCGCCCCCGAGATGGGGCTGGACGACCCGTGGGACGCGCTGCGCCAGACCTACGCCCGTGAGGCGCCCTTCTTCCTGGCCACCGCTCTGCCCGGCCTCGACCCGGCCCTCGTGCGGTTCGTGCCGCACCACGTCGCGCATGCCGCCTCCTGCGGGATCGCCGGTCCGCACCGCGACAACGCGGTCCTCGTCCTCGACGGGCGTGGCGAGGCGTCCTCCCACCTCTCCGGCCGCTACCGCGACGGCGCCCTGGAGGTGCTGGCGGGGCAACGGCTCCCGCACTCCCTGGGCCTGGTCTACGAGGAGCTGACGGCCCACCTGGGCTTCCTGCGCTCCAGCGACGAGTACAAGGTCATGGCCCTCGCCTCCTACGGCAAACCGCGCTTCCTGCCGCAGCTGCGGGAGTGGGTGCACGGCACGGACGACGGCGGGTTCCGCGCCCACGGCATCGACTGGGCCGCGCTCGCCCCGGCCCGGCCCCCGGGCACCGAGTGGACCGAGGACCACGCCGACCTGGCCGCCAGCGCGCAGGCCTGCCTGGAGGAGACGCTGCTCGACCTGGTGCGCTGGCTGCACGCCCACGGCGGGGGCCGGCACCTGACCCTCGCGGGCGGCGTCGCGCTCAACTGCGTGGCCAACGCCCGGATCGCGGCCGAGGGCCCCTACGAGGACGTGTGGGTGCAGCCGGCCGCCGGGGACGCGGGCACCGCGCTGGGCGCGGCCCTGCACCTCGCCACCGAGCGGGGCGACCCCTGTGCCCCGATGCCCGGCGCCGACCTCGGCCGGGGCTGGAGCGAGGAGGAGCTGGCGGCCCGGCTCGCCGAGGCGGGCGTCCCCTACGACCGGCCCGAGGACATCGCCGAGGCCGCCGCGGAGGTGCTCGCGGGCAACGAGATCGTCGCGTGGTTCCAGGGACGCAGCGAGTTCGGGCCCCGGGCCCTGGGCCACCGCTCGCTGCTCGCCCATCCCGGGCGGGCGGAGAACCTGGACCGGCTCAACCGGGTCAAGGGGCGGGAGGAGTTCCGCCCGGTGGCCCCGATGGTCGCCGAGCACCGGGCCGCCGAGCTGTTCCGGGGTCAGCTGCCCAGCCCCTACATGCTGTTCACGCACGAGGTGGCGGAGGAGTGGCGGGAGCGCATCCCCGCCGTCGTCCACGTGGACGGCACCGCCCGCATCCAGACCGTCGGCGCCGACAGCGACCCCCTGACCGCGCGGCTGCTCGCGGCGTTCGAACGGCGGACCGGGCTGCCCACCGTCGTCAACACCAGCCTCAACACGGCCGGGCGGCCCATGGTCGACAGCCCGCGCGACGCGCTGGAGTGCTTCGGGTCCTCCCCGGTGGACCTGCTGGCCCTCGGACCGTTCGCGGTGCGCAGGGGGGCGGTCTTCGCATGA
- a CDS encoding glycosyltransferase family 2 protein, with amino-acid sequence MSRRQRSTTARGVAYAVVIPTVGRPCLRECLRALADATGPEPVRIVVVDDRPGPPRGGPVRPGADLPLDALGPLRGRVSVLRTRGRGPAGARNAGLRAVGDVPWTVFLDDDVRVGPDWRERLRADLTAASPTTAGVQGVLEVPLPSGRRPTDWERNTAGLETARWATADMAFRTAALASVNGFDERFPRAFREDADLALRLQAAGHDLTSGTRRTRHPVRPADPWVSVKAQRGNADDALMCAVHGPDWWRRAAAPRGRIRRHAAVAACGLAALALGLSGRRRAAALAGTGWLVGTAEFAGARIAPGPRTAGEIATMLVTSVLIPPLAVYHRLAGEVRHRAAPRPPRRGEARR; translated from the coding sequence ATGAGCCGCCGACAGAGGTCGACGACGGCGCGGGGCGTCGCGTACGCGGTCGTGATCCCGACGGTCGGACGGCCGTGCCTGCGGGAGTGCCTGCGCGCCCTGGCCGACGCCACCGGCCCGGAGCCGGTGCGGATCGTCGTCGTGGACGACCGCCCCGGTCCCCCGCGCGGGGGCCCGGTACGCCCCGGCGCCGACCTGCCCCTGGACGCCCTCGGGCCGCTGCGCGGACGCGTGAGCGTCCTGCGGACCCGGGGACGCGGCCCGGCCGGGGCGCGCAACGCGGGTCTGCGGGCCGTCGGCGACGTGCCGTGGACGGTCTTCCTCGACGACGACGTCCGGGTCGGCCCCGACTGGCGCGAGCGGCTCCGCGCGGACCTCACCGCCGCCTCCCCCACGACCGCGGGCGTCCAGGGCGTCCTGGAGGTCCCGCTGCCGTCCGGACGCCGCCCCACCGACTGGGAGCGCAACACCGCCGGGCTGGAGACGGCGCGCTGGGCCACCGCGGACATGGCCTTCCGCACGGCGGCGCTCGCCTCGGTGAACGGCTTCGACGAACGCTTCCCCCGGGCCTTCCGCGAGGACGCCGACCTGGCACTGCGGCTCCAGGCGGCGGGCCACGACCTCACGTCGGGCACCCGCCGTACCCGGCACCCGGTGCGCCCCGCCGACCCCTGGGTGTCCGTCAAGGCGCAGCGGGGCAACGCGGACGACGCCCTGATGTGCGCCGTGCACGGCCCGGACTGGTGGCGGCGGGCCGCCGCCCCGCGCGGCCGCATCCGCCGACACGCGGCGGTCGCCGCCTGCGGGCTGGCGGCACTGGCGCTCGGCCTGTCCGGACGGCGGCGGGCGGCGGCGCTCGCGGGCACCGGCTGGCTGGTGGGGACCGCCGAGTTCGCGGGCGCCCGCATCGCGCCGGGCCCGCGCACGGCCGGGGAGATCGCGACGATGCTCGTCACGAGCGTGCTCATCCCACCGCTGGCCGTCTACCACCGGCTGGCCGGGGAGGTGCGCCACCGGGCGGCGCCCCGGCCGCCCCGGCGAGGGGAGGCACGACGATGA